The proteins below are encoded in one region of Streptomyces ficellus:
- a CDS encoding FAD-dependent oxidoreductase, which translates to MPRPLRVAIVGAGPAGIYAADALLKSDAAADPGVSIDLFERMPAPFGLIRYGVAPDHPRIKGIITALHQVLDKPQIRLFGNVDYGTDIALDDLRAFYDAVVFSTGATADRALDIPGIDLDGSYGAADFVSWYDGHPDVPRTWPLEAEKVAVLGVGNVALDVARILAKTADELLPTEIPPNVYDGLKANKALEIHVFGRRGPAQAKFSPMELRELDHSPNIEVIVNPEDIDYDDGSIESRRSNKQVDMVAKTLENWAIRDVGDRPHKLFLHFFESPTEVVGEDGKVVGLRTERTELDGTGNVKGTGRFTTWDVQSVYRAVGYLSDELPKLPFDLASGTVPDEGGRVMEGGEHMASTYVTGWIRRGPVGLIGHTKGDANETVANLLEDHREGRLLTPESPEEDAVVAYLRDKGVEYTTWEGWYRLDAAERALGEAEGRERVKIVEREGMLRASAGQ; encoded by the coding sequence ATGCCCCGCCCCCTGCGGGTCGCGATCGTCGGTGCCGGCCCCGCCGGAATCTACGCCGCCGACGCGCTGCTGAAGTCCGATGCCGCAGCCGACCCCGGTGTGTCGATCGACCTCTTCGAGCGGATGCCCGCGCCGTTCGGCCTGATCCGGTACGGCGTGGCTCCGGACCACCCGCGCATCAAGGGCATCATCACCGCGCTGCACCAGGTGCTGGACAAGCCGCAGATCCGGCTGTTCGGCAACGTGGACTACGGCACGGACATCGCCCTGGACGACCTGCGGGCGTTCTACGACGCCGTGGTGTTCTCCACGGGCGCGACGGCCGACCGGGCGCTCGACATACCCGGCATCGACCTGGACGGTTCGTACGGCGCCGCCGACTTCGTCTCCTGGTACGACGGTCACCCGGACGTGCCGCGCACCTGGCCGCTGGAGGCCGAGAAGGTCGCCGTGCTGGGTGTGGGGAACGTGGCGCTGGACGTGGCGCGCATCCTCGCCAAGACGGCCGACGAACTGCTGCCCACCGAGATCCCGCCGAACGTCTACGACGGCCTGAAGGCGAACAAGGCGCTGGAGATCCACGTCTTCGGCCGGCGCGGCCCGGCGCAGGCGAAGTTCAGCCCGATGGAGCTGCGCGAGCTGGACCACTCGCCGAACATCGAGGTGATCGTCAACCCCGAGGACATCGACTACGACGACGGCTCGATCGAGTCGCGCCGGTCCAACAAGCAGGTCGACATGGTCGCCAAGACCCTGGAGAACTGGGCGATCCGCGACGTCGGCGACCGGCCGCACAAGCTGTTCCTGCACTTCTTCGAGTCGCCCACCGAGGTCGTCGGCGAGGACGGCAAGGTCGTCGGCCTGCGCACCGAGCGGACCGAGCTGGACGGCACGGGCAACGTGAAGGGCACGGGCCGGTTCACGACGTGGGACGTCCAGTCCGTGTACCGCGCGGTGGGCTACCTGTCGGACGAGCTGCCCAAGCTGCCGTTCGACCTCGCCAGCGGCACCGTGCCCGACGAGGGCGGCCGGGTGATGGAGGGCGGCGAGCACATGGCGTCGACGTACGTCACGGGCTGGATCCGGCGCGGTCCGGTCGGCCTGATCGGTCACACCAAGGGCGACGCCAACGAGACGGTGGCCAATCTGCTGGAGGACCACCGCGAGGGCCGGCTCCTGACGCCCGAGTCGCCGGAGGAGGACGCCGTGGTGGCGTACCTGCGGGACAAGGGCGTGGAGTACACGACGTGGGAGGGCTGGTACCGCCTGGACGCCGCCGAGCGGGCGCTGGGCGAGGCCGAGGGCCGCGAGCGCGTCAAGATCGTCGAGCGTGAGGGCATGCTGCGGGCCAGCGCCGGGCAGTGA
- a CDS encoding PQQ-binding-like beta-propeller repeat protein, producing MRTLTTTAVVLAVVGSITAWILSYQGYLPGDAMVRTWTAAKDRPTDDTLANDTWVVGDVAVRSRFDAVTGFGLAEGQDGRKLWEYVPPGRTRICGSAEHADASVLLVAYGEEGGDHSAPAAPGKGCATVLALDLKNGRQLWTAQRKVATGRFDEPAPFLDAGGGIAVVAHDHRDARQARTKDDHASLRAVDLRTGRPYWTAAVPDKCGPHGVAAGKGQVFAVLECGGEETDEFGRGSTDGAELHMAAFDRATGALEWKVPLDARLPMDLGAVVSIESTDPLVLAVGRDGSLDEGTYLSFSQDGRPRPGIEFDGDHGKIAAADPTQTAIVGERLYALPGYYEKGEHHTLVAYDLTTGENVWAEPLDEPAAALIAHGDRITVLGEWSTQASDITDLFVFDAADGEELDERHFRDEVPGSRFYEHRGRLIAAGSGGGLTFTAFERW from the coding sequence GTGAGGACGCTGACGACCACCGCCGTCGTCCTGGCGGTGGTCGGGTCGATCACGGCCTGGATCCTGTCGTATCAGGGCTATCTGCCGGGCGACGCCATGGTGCGGACGTGGACGGCGGCGAAGGACCGACCCACCGACGACACGCTGGCCAACGACACGTGGGTCGTCGGCGACGTCGCCGTCCGGAGCCGGTTCGACGCGGTGACCGGGTTCGGCCTCGCGGAGGGGCAGGACGGCAGGAAGCTGTGGGAGTACGTGCCGCCCGGCCGTACCAGGATCTGCGGGAGCGCGGAGCACGCGGACGCGTCGGTGCTGCTCGTCGCGTACGGGGAGGAGGGCGGCGACCACAGCGCCCCCGCCGCGCCGGGCAAGGGATGCGCGACCGTCCTCGCTCTCGACCTGAAGAACGGCCGACAGCTGTGGACCGCCCAGCGGAAGGTCGCGACCGGGCGGTTCGACGAGCCCGCCCCGTTCCTGGACGCGGGCGGCGGCATCGCCGTCGTCGCCCATGACCACCGTGACGCGCGGCAGGCGCGGACCAAGGACGACCACGCCTCTCTGCGCGCCGTGGACCTGCGCACGGGCAGGCCTTACTGGACGGCTGCCGTGCCCGACAAGTGCGGCCCGCACGGAGTCGCCGCCGGCAAGGGGCAGGTGTTCGCGGTCCTGGAGTGCGGCGGCGAGGAGACGGACGAGTTCGGCAGAGGCAGCACGGACGGCGCCGAGCTGCACATGGCCGCCTTCGACCGCGCGACGGGCGCCCTGGAGTGGAAGGTCCCGTTGGACGCACGTCTCCCCATGGATCTGGGCGCCGTGGTCTCCATCGAATCCACCGACCCGCTGGTGCTCGCCGTCGGGCGGGACGGGAGCCTCGACGAGGGCACGTACCTCTCGTTCAGCCAGGACGGACGGCCGCGCCCCGGCATCGAGTTCGACGGCGACCACGGCAAGATCGCCGCAGCCGATCCGACCCAGACGGCGATCGTCGGCGAGCGGCTGTACGCGCTGCCGGGTTACTACGAGAAGGGAGAGCACCACACCCTGGTCGCCTACGACCTGACGACCGGCGAGAACGTGTGGGCGGAGCCCCTGGACGAGCCCGCCGCCGCGCTGATCGCGCACGGCGACCGGATCACCGTGCTCGGCGAGTGGTCCACCCAGGCCAGCGACATCACCGACCTGTTCGTGTTCGACGCCGCCGATGGCGAGGAACTCGACGAGCGGCACTTCCGCGACGAGGTTCCCGGTTCCCGCTTCTACGAGCACCGGGGGCGGCTCATCGCCGCCGGGTCGGGCGGCGGACTCACCTTCACCGCCTTCGAGCGGTGGTGA
- a CDS encoding DUF397 domain-containing protein — translation MRAYDLSTARWRKSTYSDGNGGSCVEVAYDFPGGIVPVRDSKNPTGPVLVVGAPAWRVFVEGVGTAGPGLL, via the coding sequence ATGCGCGCGTACGACCTGAGCACCGCCCGGTGGCGCAAGAGCACCTACAGCGACGGCAACGGCGGAAGCTGCGTGGAAGTGGCGTACGACTTCCCCGGCGGCATCGTTCCCGTCCGGGACAGCAAGAACCCCACCGGGCCCGTCCTCGTGGTCGGCGCCCCCGCGTGGCGGGTGTTCGTCGAGGGTGTCGGGACGGCTGGGCCTGGCCTACTCTGA
- a CDS encoding helix-turn-helix domain-containing protein: MANAGSSRQAAWEFYGTELKNRREAAKMTQQELGRKVFVSGGYIGQFEQAIRKPQLDVAARIDEVLQTDGFFERMCRQLINKSPYAEYFAAAAELESLATKLCDFAPTLVPGLLQTAPYARAVTLAMNPFISEEDVEGKVTARIDRAHILRRPSAPVYWAIVHENVLRTPVGGSATMAGQLDHIVALARERIVLPLVIPYQAGAYALLTGMVTLMEFEDAPPTAYTEAVYSGNLLDDPALVKQVQAAYDLLRASALPQEASLTLIESAAEDHRRCARTT; encoded by the coding sequence ATGGCCAACGCAGGCTCGTCCAGGCAGGCCGCCTGGGAGTTCTACGGCACGGAGCTGAAGAACCGGCGCGAAGCCGCGAAAATGACGCAGCAGGAACTGGGGCGGAAGGTCTTCGTATCGGGCGGATACATCGGCCAATTCGAACAGGCCATCCGTAAACCACAGTTGGACGTGGCGGCGAGGATCGACGAGGTCCTACAAACCGATGGCTTTTTCGAGCGGATGTGTCGTCAACTCATCAACAAGTCGCCCTATGCGGAGTATTTCGCGGCAGCGGCGGAGCTGGAGTCGTTGGCGACGAAGCTGTGTGACTTCGCCCCGACCCTGGTGCCCGGCCTGTTGCAAACCGCTCCGTACGCACGTGCCGTCACGTTGGCGATGAACCCGTTCATCTCAGAGGAGGACGTCGAGGGCAAGGTCACTGCCCGAATTGACCGTGCGCACATCCTGAGAAGGCCGTCCGCACCGGTGTACTGGGCGATCGTGCACGAGAACGTGCTGCGTACGCCAGTGGGAGGCTCTGCCACCATGGCCGGCCAGCTGGACCACATCGTGGCCCTGGCGCGGGAGCGGATCGTGCTGCCCTTGGTGATCCCCTACCAAGCCGGGGCGTACGCGCTGCTGACTGGCATGGTCACGCTGATGGAGTTCGAGGACGCACCGCCGACCGCCTATACAGAGGCCGTGTATTCGGGGAACTTGCTGGACGATCCGGCCCTGGTGAAGCAAGTGCAGGCCGCTTACGATCTGCTGAGGGCCAGCGCACTCCCCCAAGAGGCGTCCCTGACCCTGATCGAATCAGCGGCGGAGGACCACAGACGATGCGCGCGTACGACCTGA
- a CDS encoding type II toxin-antitoxin system VapC family toxin codes for MTMTTLRTMVYDAGALIAAERNQSTLWRLHRSYLTAGGVPVVPSPVVAQVWRNGARQAALARLLQGCDVLPLDDALARRVGELLGHADVVDPVDGAVALISARTSATVITSDPGDIQRLLDHLGRAGKRATVKPLH; via the coding sequence ATGACCATGACCACTCTGCGGACCATGGTGTACGACGCGGGGGCTCTCATCGCCGCCGAGCGGAACCAGTCGACCTTATGGCGCCTGCACCGCTCATACCTGACGGCAGGCGGCGTACCGGTCGTACCGTCCCCCGTCGTCGCACAGGTGTGGCGAAACGGCGCACGACAGGCGGCGCTCGCCCGCCTGCTCCAGGGATGTGACGTCCTGCCGCTGGACGACGCGCTGGCCCGGAGGGTGGGCGAGCTCCTCGGGCACGCCGACGTGGTGGACCCGGTCGACGGCGCCGTGGCCCTCATCAGCGCGCGCACCTCCGCCACGGTGATCACGTCGGATCCCGGTGACATCCAGCGCCTCCTGGACCACCTCGGCCGGGCGGGGAAGCGAGCCACCGTGAAACCGCTCCACTGA
- a CDS encoding ribbon-helix-helix protein, CopG family: MSLERVTITIPSETLEAVRQAAERDGLSVSAWLSRAAEKAAKIEAGLAAAEEVLAELGPPTPEEQAWVDSVMDLVTGPPMDGSTSHHDAA; the protein is encoded by the coding sequence ATGAGCCTCGAACGCGTCACGATCACCATTCCCAGCGAGACACTCGAAGCCGTCCGGCAGGCCGCGGAGCGGGACGGCCTCAGCGTCTCCGCGTGGCTGTCCCGAGCGGCCGAGAAGGCAGCCAAGATCGAGGCGGGGCTGGCCGCGGCGGAGGAAGTCCTGGCGGAACTGGGTCCGCCCACCCCCGAGGAACAGGCATGGGTGGACTCCGTCATGGATCTCGTCACCGGCCCGCCGATGGACGGCTCCACCTCCCACCACGATGCCGCATGA
- the recO gene encoding DNA repair protein RecO: MTLFRDDGIVLRTQKLGEADRIITILTRGHGRVRAVARGVRRTKSKFGARLEPFSHVDVQFFARGSELVGRGLPLCTQSETIAAYGSGIVSDYARYTAGTAMLETAERFTDHEGEPAVQQYLLLIGGLRTLSRGEHAPHLILDAFLLRSLAVNGYAPSFEDCARCGIHGPNRFFSVAAGGVICGDCRVPGSVVPSAEAVGLLSALLTGDWETADACEPRHVREGSGLVSAYLHWHLERGLRSLRYVEK; the protein is encoded by the coding sequence ATGACCCTGTTCCGCGACGACGGCATCGTGCTGCGCACCCAGAAGCTGGGTGAGGCGGACCGCATCATCACGATCCTCACGCGCGGGCACGGGCGCGTGCGGGCCGTCGCGCGGGGTGTGCGGCGGACCAAGTCGAAGTTCGGCGCGCGGCTGGAGCCGTTCAGCCACGTCGACGTGCAGTTCTTCGCGAGGGGCAGCGAACTGGTGGGGCGCGGGCTGCCGCTGTGCACGCAGAGCGAGACGATCGCGGCGTACGGCAGCGGGATCGTCTCCGACTACGCGCGGTACACCGCCGGCACGGCCATGCTGGAGACCGCCGAGCGGTTCACGGACCACGAGGGCGAGCCGGCCGTGCAGCAGTACCTGCTGCTCATCGGGGGCCTGCGGACCCTCTCCCGGGGCGAGCACGCCCCGCACCTGATCCTGGACGCGTTCCTGCTGCGGTCGCTGGCCGTGAACGGCTACGCGCCGTCGTTCGAGGACTGCGCCCGCTGCGGGATCCACGGGCCGAACCGGTTCTTCTCCGTGGCGGCGGGCGGGGTGATATGCGGCGACTGCCGGGTGCCCGGGAGCGTCGTACCCTCTGCGGAGGCCGTCGGTCTGCTCAGCGCGCTGCTGACCGGCGACTGGGAGACGGCGGACGCGTGCGAGCCGCGCCACGTCAGGGAGGGGAGCGGGCTGGTGTCCGCGTATCTGCACTGGCATCTGGAGCGGGGGCTGCGCTCCCTTCGGTACGTCGAGAAGTAG
- a CDS encoding isoprenyl transferase: MARRGFLGRSRRDYKDPEPHPSGGRPPKIPGELVPTHVAIVMDGNGRWAKDRGLPRTEGHKVGAERVLDVLQGAIEMGVGSISLYAFSTENWKRSPDEVRFLMNFNRDFIRKTRDRLDELGIRVRWVGRMPKLWKSVAKELQIAQEQTKDNDRLTLYFCMNYGGRAELADAMQAIAEDVKAGKLDPSKVGEKTIQKYLYYPDMPDVDLFLRPSGEQRTSNYLIWQSAYAEMVFQDVLWPDFDRRDLWRACLEFAQRDRRFGGAIPNEELLAMQGRPEGEQPAV; encoded by the coding sequence ATGGCACGACGCGGATTCCTGGGACGGTCCCGCCGCGACTACAAGGACCCCGAGCCGCACCCCTCGGGCGGTCGCCCGCCGAAGATCCCGGGCGAGCTGGTGCCGACCCACGTGGCGATCGTCATGGACGGCAACGGCCGCTGGGCGAAGGACCGGGGCCTGCCGCGCACCGAGGGGCACAAGGTCGGGGCCGAGCGCGTGCTGGACGTCCTCCAGGGCGCGATCGAGATGGGCGTCGGCAGCATCTCCCTGTACGCCTTCTCCACCGAGAACTGGAAGCGCTCGCCCGACGAGGTGCGCTTCCTGATGAACTTCAACCGCGACTTCATCCGCAAGACCCGCGACCGGCTCGACGAGCTGGGCATCCGGGTCCGCTGGGTGGGGCGGATGCCCAAGCTGTGGAAGTCGGTGGCCAAGGAGCTCCAGATCGCGCAGGAGCAGACCAAGGACAACGACCGGCTCACTCTCTACTTCTGCATGAACTACGGCGGGCGCGCGGAGCTCGCGGACGCCATGCAGGCCATCGCGGAGGACGTGAAGGCCGGAAAGCTCGACCCGTCGAAGGTCGGCGAGAAGACGATCCAGAAGTACCTCTACTACCCGGACATGCCGGACGTGGACCTGTTCCTGCGGCCCAGCGGTGAGCAGCGCACCTCCAACTACCTGATCTGGCAGAGCGCGTACGCCGAGATGGTCTTCCAGGACGTGCTGTGGCCCGACTTCGACCGCCGCGACCTGTGGCGGGCGTGCCTGGAGTTCGCCCAGCGCGACCGGCGCTTCGGCGGGGCGATCCCGAACGAGGAGCTGCTGGCCATGCAGGGCCGCCCGGAGGGCGAGCAGCCGGCCGTCTGA
- a CDS encoding YcxB family protein, with protein MADAVPGTTRDAVELTYLPALADAVGAIRARARATPSGRLQNGVLLGCSLLMVGALVLNLTSPKGPSMGGTALCVAALVLAAGLYLLVPGLQGQQVHRMYATQGEFRVVVDDEGVRQFSRDLDMTYRWPALPRYTETGDLFVLLTGDRHGIGLVILPKRAVAGPDGADRLRAVLDRNIRRM; from the coding sequence GTGGCCGACGCAGTGCCCGGGACGACGCGGGACGCCGTGGAACTGACGTACCTACCCGCCCTCGCCGACGCGGTGGGGGCGATCCGTGCCCGCGCCAGGGCCACCCCGTCGGGGCGGCTCCAGAACGGGGTGCTGCTGGGGTGCTCCCTGCTCATGGTGGGCGCACTGGTCCTGAACCTCACCAGCCCCAAGGGGCCGAGCATGGGCGGCACGGCGCTCTGCGTCGCCGCACTGGTTCTGGCGGCCGGCCTGTACCTGCTGGTGCCCGGCCTCCAGGGCCAGCAGGTGCACCGGATGTACGCCACGCAGGGCGAGTTCCGGGTGGTCGTCGACGACGAGGGCGTACGGCAGTTCTCGCGGGACCTCGACATGACGTACCGCTGGCCCGCACTGCCCCGCTACACCGAGACCGGCGACCTGTTCGTGCTGCTCACCGGTGACCGGCACGGCATCGGCCTCGTCATCCTCCCCAAGCGGGCCGTCGCCGGCCCGGACGGCGCCGACCGGCTGCGGGCGGTCCTGGACCGCAACATCCGCCGCATGTGA
- a CDS encoding Fur family transcriptional regulator has translation MAGTPGVRGRSTRQRAAVSAALNEVDEFRSAQELHDMLKHRGDSVGLTTVYRTLQSLADAGEVDVLRTSDGEAVYRRCSTGEHHHHLVCRMCGKAVEVEGPAVEEWAEAIAAEHAFVNVAHTVEIFGTCVECAAKNA, from the coding sequence ATGGCTGGAACCCCCGGCGTGCGCGGCCGGTCGACCCGGCAGCGAGCTGCCGTTTCGGCGGCGCTGAACGAGGTGGACGAGTTCCGCAGCGCGCAGGAGCTGCACGACATGCTCAAGCACCGCGGCGACTCGGTGGGCCTGACGACGGTCTACCGCACCCTCCAGTCCCTCGCCGACGCGGGCGAGGTCGACGTGCTGCGCACCAGCGACGGCGAGGCGGTCTACCGCCGCTGCTCGACGGGCGAGCACCACCACCATCTGGTCTGCCGGATGTGCGGCAAGGCCGTGGAGGTGGAGGGCCCGGCCGTCGAGGAGTGGGCCGAGGCGATCGCCGCGGAGCACGCGTTCGTGAACGTGGCGCACACCGTGGAGATCTTCGGTACGTGCGTGGAGTGCGCCGCGAAGAACGCCTGA
- a CDS encoding metal ABC transporter permease, which produces MDFLSEPFMQRALLAAVLVGITAPAVGIHLVQRRQALMGDGIGHVAMTGVGLGFLMSANPVWTATLVAVAGAVAMELIRAYGRTRGDIALALLFYGGMAGGLMLMSLSPTGSNANLLSYLFGSLSTVSEEDVVAVCVLAAFVILVTVGLRRQLFAVSQDEEFARVTGLPVRALNLLIAVTAAVTVTVAMRVVGLLLVSALMVVPVAAAQQLTRSFRATFALAVLIGTGVTLAGTVTTYYQDVPPGATIVLLAIAVFVVLTALAAPLARRRARAAAPADVEACDVAVASTAAPSGTATPASTAPPAGPVAPPASADEGAGAGKA; this is translated from the coding sequence ATGGACTTCCTCTCCGAACCCTTCATGCAGCGGGCGCTCCTCGCGGCCGTTTTGGTCGGGATCACCGCCCCGGCGGTCGGCATCCACCTGGTGCAGCGCCGCCAGGCGCTGATGGGCGACGGCATCGGGCACGTCGCCATGACGGGCGTCGGCCTGGGCTTCCTGATGTCCGCCAACCCGGTGTGGACGGCGACGCTGGTGGCCGTCGCGGGCGCGGTGGCGATGGAGCTGATCCGGGCGTACGGCCGCACCCGCGGGGACATCGCGCTGGCGCTGCTCTTCTACGGCGGCATGGCGGGCGGCCTGATGCTGATGAGCCTGTCGCCGACGGGGTCCAACGCCAACCTGCTGTCGTACCTCTTCGGCTCGCTGTCCACGGTGTCCGAGGAGGACGTCGTCGCCGTCTGCGTGCTGGCGGCGTTCGTGATCCTCGTCACGGTCGGGCTGCGGCGGCAGTTGTTCGCGGTGAGCCAGGACGAGGAGTTCGCCCGGGTCACCGGCCTGCCGGTGCGGGCGCTGAACCTGCTGATCGCCGTCACCGCCGCGGTGACCGTCACCGTCGCCATGCGGGTGGTCGGGCTGCTGCTGGTCAGCGCGCTGATGGTGGTACCGGTCGCGGCGGCCCAGCAGCTCACCCGGAGCTTCAGGGCGACGTTCGCCCTGGCGGTCCTGATCGGTACGGGCGTGACGCTGGCCGGCACGGTGACCACCTACTACCAGGACGTGCCGCCGGGCGCGACCATCGTCCTGCTGGCCATAGCGGTGTTCGTGGTGCTGACCGCCCTCGCCGCACCGCTGGCCCGGCGCCGCGCCAGGGCCGCCGCACCGGCGGACGTGGAGGCCTGTGACGTGGCAGTGGCGAGCACAGCGGCTCCCTCGGGCACCGCGACCCCCGCGAGCACAGCGCCCCCCGCGGGCCCCGTGGCTCCCCCGGCCTCCGCGGACGAGGGCGCCGGGGCCGGGAAGGCGTGA
- a CDS encoding metal ABC transporter ATP-binding protein has translation MSSEPVISVRSATASLGSRPVLRGVDLAVHRGEVVALLGANGSGKSTAVRSVIGQVPLTGGSIGLFGTELRRFRDWARVGYVPQRTTAASGVPATVREVVSSGRLSRTKLRWPSRADRAAVERAIEVVGLADRAKDSVSALSGGQHQRVLIARALASEPELLIMDEPMAGVDLASQEVLAATLREQVAGGTTVLLVLHELGPLEPLIDRAVVLRDGCVVHDGPPPEAVGQHALPGHDHVHPHAADEPLRTGLLT, from the coding sequence GTGAGCAGCGAGCCCGTCATATCCGTCCGCTCCGCCACCGCCTCGCTCGGCTCGCGCCCCGTGCTGCGCGGCGTCGACCTCGCCGTCCACCGCGGCGAGGTCGTCGCCCTGCTCGGCGCGAACGGCTCGGGCAAGTCCACCGCCGTCCGCTCGGTCATCGGGCAGGTCCCGCTCACCGGCGGCTCCATCGGCCTCTTCGGTACTGAGCTGAGGCGCTTCCGCGACTGGGCGCGCGTCGGTTACGTGCCGCAGCGCACCACCGCCGCCAGCGGCGTGCCCGCCACGGTCCGCGAGGTCGTCTCCTCCGGCCGCCTGTCCCGTACGAAGCTGAGGTGGCCGTCCAGGGCGGACCGGGCGGCCGTGGAGCGGGCCATCGAGGTGGTCGGGCTCGCCGACCGCGCCAAGGACTCCGTCTCCGCCCTGTCCGGCGGCCAGCACCAGCGGGTGCTGATCGCCCGCGCGCTCGCCTCCGAACCCGAACTGCTGATCATGGACGAGCCGATGGCGGGCGTCGACCTGGCCAGTCAGGAGGTGCTCGCCGCGACGCTGCGCGAGCAGGTCGCGGGCGGTACGACCGTCCTGCTGGTGCTGCACGAGCTGGGCCCGCTGGAGCCGCTGATCGACCGCGCGGTCGTGCTGCGCGACGGCTGCGTGGTCCACGACGGCCCGCCCCCGGAGGCGGTCGGCCAGCACGCGCTGCCGGGCCACGACCACGTACATCCGCACGCGGCCGACGAGCCGCTCCGCACGGGACTGCTGACCTGA
- a CDS encoding metal ABC transporter substrate-binding protein, whose protein sequence is MNVRRLIPTTAVAGAVTLGLVTLSACGGPSGSGSGGADGKLSVVASFYPMQYLAEQIGGDHVSVSTLTKPGVEPHDLELKPRQIGALGDADYILYLKGIQPAVDDAIAQAGVKNTVDAATLTAMEEHGTSTGHEEGGHEEGGHEAHDHGHEEGAAEHEQHDHAHEGEAGADPHIWLDPVKYAEVAKGVGASLEKADPDNAAAYRKNTDALVKKLTALDTRFETGLKNTTTRTFITTHSAFGYLAERYHLDQEGISGVDPESEPSPARVKQLQATAKKDKVSTVFFETLASDRTAKTLAKDTGLRTDVLDPLEGITDKSRGADYIEVMEANLAALKKALGAR, encoded by the coding sequence ATGAACGTACGCCGTCTGATACCCACCACCGCCGTCGCCGGAGCCGTGACCCTCGGCCTGGTCACCCTCTCCGCCTGCGGCGGACCGTCCGGCTCCGGCTCGGGCGGCGCGGACGGCAAGCTGAGCGTGGTGGCGTCGTTCTACCCGATGCAGTACCTGGCCGAGCAGATCGGCGGCGACCACGTCTCCGTCTCCACCCTCACCAAGCCCGGCGTCGAGCCGCACGACCTGGAGCTGAAGCCGCGCCAGATCGGCGCGCTGGGCGACGCGGACTACATCCTCTACCTCAAGGGCATCCAGCCCGCCGTCGACGACGCCATCGCCCAGGCGGGCGTGAAGAACACCGTCGACGCGGCCACCCTGACCGCGATGGAGGAGCACGGCACCTCCACCGGCCATGAGGAGGGCGGCCACGAGGAGGGCGGCCACGAGGCGCACGACCACGGCCACGAAGAGGGCGCCGCCGAGCACGAGCAGCACGACCACGCCCACGAGGGCGAGGCCGGCGCCGACCCGCACATCTGGCTCGACCCGGTGAAGTACGCCGAGGTCGCCAAGGGCGTCGGCGCCTCGCTGGAGAAGGCCGACCCGGACAACGCCGCCGCGTACCGGAAGAACACCGACGCGCTGGTGAAGAAGCTGACCGCGCTCGACACGAGGTTCGAGACCGGCCTGAAGAACACCACCACCAGGACCTTCATCACCACCCACTCCGCCTTCGGCTACCTCGCCGAGCGCTACCACCTGGACCAGGAGGGCATCAGCGGCGTCGACCCCGAGTCGGAGCCGAGCCCCGCCCGGGTCAAGCAGCTCCAGGCCACGGCGAAGAAGGACAAGGTCTCCACCGTCTTCTTCGAGACCCTCGCCAGCGACCGGACCGCGAAGACCCTCGCCAAGGACACCGGCCTCCGGACGGACGTCCTGGACCCGCTGGAGGGAATCACCGACAAGTCCCGGGGTGCTGACTACATCGAGGTCATGGAGGCGAACCTCGCCGCGCTGAAGAAGGCGCTGGGCGCCAGGTGA